The following proteins are co-located in the Paenibacillus sp. JNUCC32 genome:
- a CDS encoding AAA family ATPase, with amino-acid sequence MNHGRAIRIGIGGGTGSGKTTLSLQLKEKLVEYRVALFHMDKYYKSVRPMSKAPFTNTIFEDFNHPDAVNIQRLTDEIEQAARCGDHDVIVIEGFLLYQFEDLRNSLDLKLFVDCPADERMLRRNRRFMEKGHREESVIQEYLQLVRYRHDQYVEPTRWHADLVMNGSLEGKLGCAVVMNWIQARIQDSRKHR; translated from the coding sequence ATGAATCATGGCCGTGCTATAAGGATCGGGATTGGCGGGGGGACGGGCAGCGGCAAAACGACGCTAAGCCTCCAACTCAAGGAGAAGCTTGTCGAGTATCGGGTGGCGCTCTTTCATATGGACAAATATTATAAGTCCGTCAGACCTATGTCTAAAGCGCCCTTTACGAATACAATCTTTGAGGATTTTAACCATCCGGACGCCGTCAACATCCAGCGTCTGACCGATGAGATAGAACAAGCCGCCCGTTGCGGTGACCATGATGTCATCGTCATTGAAGGGTTTCTTTTGTATCAATTCGAGGATCTTCGAAACTCCCTGGATCTGAAGCTGTTCGTCGACTGTCCCGCGGATGAAAGAATGCTTCGCAGAAACCGGCGGTTCATGGAGAAGGGTCATCGCGAGGAAAGCGTGATACAGGAATATTTGCAGCTTGTGCGATACAGGCATGATCAATATGTCGAGCCTACCCGTTGGCATGCGGATTTGGTGATGAACGGCTCCCTGGAGGGGAAGCTTGGCTGTGCGGTCGTGATGAACTGGATTCAGGCCAGGATACAAGATAGCAGGAAGCATCGCTGA
- a CDS encoding TVP38/TMEM64 family protein: MKSLNGYLDIMSYFTQSNLEWFLDQFRALGPLPGILLTFLKSFIPPMPTIVIVGVNAAVYGLWAGFLYSWIGMVAGCLTTFLLVRKISGTPLIERWAKKPKVQRGMRWIQRNGFSYVFLLGILPVGPFVAVNVAAGLARMNVMSYLMAVTLGKGIMVFCVSYIGANLSDFMAEPFKLLGVLAFILLSLWGSRKLDSYFVRKQSFHDQEAELNSN, from the coding sequence GTGAAGTCATTGAATGGCTACTTGGACATCATGTCTTATTTTACACAGAGCAATCTGGAATGGTTTCTTGACCAGTTTCGAGCCTTAGGCCCTCTGCCGGGCATACTGCTGACTTTCTTGAAATCCTTTATTCCTCCGATGCCCACGATCGTGATCGTTGGCGTTAATGCAGCGGTGTACGGGCTGTGGGCGGGATTTCTTTACTCCTGGATCGGAATGGTGGCGGGATGCTTGACGACGTTTCTCCTCGTGCGGAAAATATCCGGTACTCCCCTGATCGAACGCTGGGCGAAAAAACCGAAGGTTCAGCGCGGCATGCGCTGGATTCAACGCAACGGCTTCAGTTATGTTTTTCTGCTGGGCATACTTCCCGTCGGGCCGTTTGTCGCTGTCAACGTGGCCGCCGGACTGGCGAGAATGAACGTCATGTCCTATCTCATGGCCGTAACCTTGGGCAAGGGCATTATGGTGTTTTGCGTTTCATACATCGGGGCTAATCTCTCGGATTTTATGGCGGAGCCCTTCAAATTGCTCGGTGTCCTAGCCTTTATCTTGCTGTCCCTATGGGGCAGTCGGAAGCTGGATTCATACTTTGTAAGAAAACAATCGTTTCACGATCAAGAAGCTGAGCTCAACTCCAATTGA
- a CDS encoding DUF4956 domain-containing protein → MNTTSTSSNTNTTNFSDIVKKSVMENFVSDISIAKILITLAVAFVIGLFIYLLYKRVFSGVLYSKSFNVSLIGMTMITAVVIIAINSNLVLSLGMVGALSIVRFRTPIKDPTDLIFLFWAAVAGIVTGAGFYTLAAIGSVVVGLILFFFIKKATVDTPYLLVVHCDNEQAEQAVQGQVGQAVKRYNLKQKTVTPGSIELTLEVRLRDAEGQFVNKLSQLQGVQHAVLISYSGDYVS, encoded by the coding sequence ATGAACACCACATCGACTTCAAGCAATACGAACACCACCAATTTTTCGGATATCGTCAAAAAATCCGTCATGGAAAATTTCGTATCCGACATCAGCATCGCCAAAATTTTGATCACGCTCGCCGTTGCCTTTGTTATCGGGCTGTTTATTTATCTGCTCTATAAAAGGGTCTTCAGCGGCGTCCTGTATTCCAAGAGCTTTAACGTGTCGCTGATCGGGATGACGATGATCACGGCCGTTGTCATCATCGCCATCAATTCGAATCTCGTGCTCTCGCTCGGTATGGTCGGCGCGCTCTCCATCGTCCGTTTCCGTACGCCCATCAAGGACCCAACCGATCTGATCTTCCTGTTCTGGGCCGCGGTTGCCGGGATCGTAACCGGAGCCGGATTCTACACGCTGGCTGCCATCGGCTCCGTCGTTGTCGGTCTTATCCTGTTCTTCTTCATTAAGAAAGCGACGGTCGATACCCCTTACCTGCTGGTCGTCCATTGCGATAACGAGCAGGCCGAGCAAGCCGTTCAAGGACAAGTCGGTCAGGCTGTGAAGCGTTACAACCTGAAGCAAAAAACCGTGACGCCAGGCAGCATCGAGCTGACGCTGGAAGTACGGCTGCGCGATGCGGAAGGTCAATTCGTGAACAAGCTGTCCCAGCTGCAGGGCGTTCAACATGCGGTTCTGATCAGTTACAGCGGCGATTATGTATCCTAA
- a CDS encoding CotH kinase family protein, translating to MMKKRTTVLLSLALAIVLLLTGCQRTTQVAGTAGSSENDGLQEQIDSAVFPKDKVIDVKITIDEADFQDMLDNASAEEYKEASVNYNGMQFDHVGIRTKGNLSLRSVVNSDSDRYSFKISFDEYLNQTLNGISKINLNNNYSDASYMREFLTYELAESVGLPTPGFSYVNVYVNDELWGFYLAIEQIGDSYLQRHFENSYGALYKAQMTGTGSDLAWLGSDPDSYTGLVMKSKSSNDDVLIDMLDELNNGTDYEKVLDVDNVLKYVALNVVASNMDSYLGMNKQNYYLYENNGIFSVLPWDYNMAFGGFGGSGILIDEPTQGALAERPLIAKLLEVDEYKERYHAILSEMLEGYMQQDHFEERVAQLQELISEHVKQDPRPFYSYEEYEQSLPTLTSFAEESMDNIQQQLEGTIPSSGDGSGSGMGPGGGGGMRPDGAGVRPGGDGMVPGSNTNSNDAAQESSTGTGTSTAPDGTAGSGTDGTGIVVPNDAPGGGISGENTPANNDGAAFAPSSNADVTSSGIGEGSGDAPDVDESDSPIVSAVGPGTSSSDERTAMDAASAVDPTSHAEESNAEENSTDPTQAPNQPSTGGNQPTMPQAPAQNGQGQMPDFPQGQMGNGFGGEFGGQMQGGRGMGRPGDWSNEAAQEQGSTQEALYAGVSLVLLLLSCLFVALYKRKRL from the coding sequence ATGATGAAGAAAAGAACGACAGTCCTGCTGTCCCTTGCGCTGGCCATAGTCCTTCTGCTCACAGGCTGCCAAAGGACAACACAGGTTGCCGGGACGGCTGGAAGCTCTGAGAACGATGGCCTTCAGGAGCAAATCGATTCCGCGGTTTTTCCGAAGGACAAGGTCATTGACGTTAAAATCACGATCGACGAAGCGGATTTCCAGGATATGCTGGACAACGCCAGCGCTGAAGAATACAAAGAAGCGTCCGTCAATTACAACGGCATGCAATTTGATCATGTCGGCATTCGCACCAAAGGCAATTTAAGTCTGCGCAGCGTGGTCAATTCCGATTCCGACCGCTACAGCTTCAAGATTTCCTTTGACGAATATCTCAATCAAACCTTGAACGGGATCAGCAAAATCAATCTGAACAACAACTACAGCGACGCCTCGTATATGCGGGAATTCCTGACCTACGAGCTGGCGGAATCCGTCGGTCTGCCCACACCCGGCTTCTCTTACGTCAATGTATACGTTAACGATGAATTATGGGGGTTCTACCTCGCAATCGAACAGATTGGCGATTCTTATCTGCAGCGTCATTTCGAAAATTCGTACGGCGCATTATACAAAGCCCAGATGACAGGCACGGGCAGCGACCTGGCTTGGCTCGGCAGCGACCCCGATTCGTACACCGGGCTTGTCATGAAATCCAAGTCCTCCAATGACGATGTATTGATCGACATGCTCGACGAGCTGAACAACGGCACCGATTACGAGAAGGTGCTGGATGTCGATAACGTGCTCAAGTACGTTGCCTTGAACGTCGTTGCCTCCAATATGGACAGTTACTTGGGGATGAACAAACAGAACTACTACCTGTATGAGAACAACGGCATTTTCTCCGTCCTGCCCTGGGATTATAACATGGCGTTCGGAGGGTTTGGGGGCTCCGGCATCCTGATTGACGAGCCCACTCAGGGTGCTTTGGCGGAACGTCCCCTGATTGCCAAGCTGCTCGAGGTTGACGAATATAAGGAACGTTACCACGCCATCCTCTCGGAGATGCTGGAGGGATACATGCAGCAGGACCATTTCGAGGAACGCGTAGCGCAATTGCAGGAATTGATATCCGAGCACGTCAAGCAAGACCCCAGACCGTTCTACTCCTATGAGGAGTACGAGCAATCGCTCCCGACATTGACCTCATTCGCGGAAGAGTCCATGGATAATATCCAGCAGCAGCTGGAGGGGACGATCCCTTCGTCCGGCGACGGAAGCGGCAGCGGGATGGGGCCTGGTGGCGGAGGAGGTATGAGGCCTGACGGCGCCGGCGTGCGACCTGGGGGTGACGGGATGGTACCTGGCAGCAATACGAATTCCAATGATGCCGCCCAGGAGAGCTCTACCGGCACCGGGACAAGCACGGCACCGGATGGAACAGCCGGCAGCGGGACTGACGGGACTGGGATCGTTGTCCCTAACGACGCCCCGGGCGGAGGCATCTCTGGCGAAAACACGCCCGCCAACAACGACGGTGCCGCTTTTGCTCCTTCCAGCAACGCGGATGTTACTTCCAGCGGCATTGGGGAAGGCTCTGGCGACGCTCCTGACGTGGATGAATCTGACTCGCCGATTGTATCGGCGGTTGGACCAGGCACAAGCAGTTCCGACGAAAGAACAGCGATGGATGCTGCTTCTGCCGTTGATCCAACAAGTCATGCAGAGGAAAGTAACGCAGAGGAAAATTCTACAGATCCAACGCAAGCTCCGAACCAGCCCTCTACAGGCGGCAATCAACCGACCATGCCGCAAGCGCCGGCTCAGAATGGTCAAGGGCAGATGCCGGATTTCCCTCAAGGCCAGATGGGGAACGGGTTCGGCGGCGAGTTCGGCGGTCAAATGCAGGGTGGACGCGGAATGGGCCGGCCTGGCGATTGGTCGAACGAAGCAGCCCAGGAGCAAGGCAGCACCCAGGAAGCCTTGTACGCAGGAGTTTCCCTCGTGCTGCTGCTGCTCTCATGTCTTTTTGTGGCTCTATATAAACGAAAAAGATTGTAA
- a CDS encoding DinB family protein: MNDKQQLLNEYSEWIGKVKEFGVLDEDYWNSPIADGKWTVRDVVCHIMRWDEYFFNEAIAKISTGDALTVRHLDYDAFNEEAKQYAKTLSTEALVDRTITAREQLIRTIEALPETKYEERYADGDGHPFEVAQFMRDFIWHDNHHLAQLNQVLQVG; the protein is encoded by the coding sequence ATGAATGACAAACAGCAGCTGTTAAACGAGTATTCGGAATGGATCGGCAAGGTGAAGGAGTTCGGTGTCCTGGATGAGGACTATTGGAATTCCCCGATTGCGGATGGGAAATGGACCGTGCGCGATGTGGTGTGCCATATCATGCGATGGGATGAGTATTTTTTTAATGAGGCTATCGCCAAAATCTCAACGGGAGATGCATTGACCGTCCGGCATCTGGATTATGACGCCTTCAATGAGGAGGCCAAGCAATATGCCAAAACGTTATCGACGGAAGCGCTGGTGGACCGGACGATAACCGCAAGGGAACAGCTGATTCGGACCATTGAAGCGTTGCCGGAAACGAAGTATGAGGAGCGGTACGCGGACGGAGACGGACATCCCTTTGAAGTGGCGCAATTTATGCGGGATTTCATCTGGCACGATAATCACCATCTGGCTCAGCTGAATCAGGTGCTGCAAGTCGGTTAG
- a CDS encoding DsbA family oxidoreductase, translated as MKVEIWSDFMCPFCYIGKRRFESALEQFPHKDQVEVVYRSFELDPNASYKPGVSMDELLAAKYGMSKEQAKAANANVTQQAASVGLTYHMDRVIPANSFDAHRLVHFAAQHGKMKDMTERLFRAYFTDAENLEDKNLLADLAAEVGLEREQAMAVLESDAFQSEVRADEAAATNLGIRGVPFFVLGGKYAVSGAQPLEVFTDALDKAYREANPLVMVNESDSNDGMCADGSCDLPGSAK; from the coding sequence ATGAAAGTTGAAATTTGGTCGGATTTTATGTGTCCGTTCTGTTATATTGGAAAGCGCCGGTTCGAATCGGCATTGGAGCAGTTCCCTCATAAGGATCAGGTTGAAGTGGTATATCGCAGCTTTGAGCTTGATCCGAATGCGTCGTATAAGCCCGGGGTGTCCATGGACGAGTTATTGGCGGCGAAATACGGCATGAGCAAAGAGCAGGCCAAGGCAGCTAATGCCAACGTGACTCAACAAGCGGCCAGTGTTGGACTTACCTACCACATGGACCGCGTGATCCCTGCCAATTCATTTGATGCTCACCGACTGGTTCATTTTGCTGCGCAGCATGGTAAAATGAAAGACATGACGGAGCGGCTGTTCCGCGCCTATTTCACGGATGCCGAGAATCTGGAAGATAAGAACCTGCTCGCCGATCTGGCGGCGGAGGTCGGACTGGAGCGGGAGCAGGCTATGGCGGTGCTTGAAAGCGATGCTTTCCAATCCGAGGTACGCGCAGATGAAGCCGCAGCGACGAATCTTGGAATTCGGGGAGTGCCGTTCTTCGTGCTCGGAGGCAAATATGCCGTGTCCGGCGCACAACCGCTGGAAGTTTTCACGGATGCACTGGACAAAGCCTATCGTGAAGCGAATCCCCTGGTCATGGTGAACGAGTCCGACAGCAACGACGGCATGTGTGCCGACGGATCTTGCGATCTGCCGGGCAGCGCGAAATAA
- a CDS encoding GNAT family N-acetyltransferase encodes MTLALRELLEKEDESLLFMVQEIGSGENGFVNGLNSSSMEEFSSKVRRNYEMARSINLPDEYVPQTIYWLYHTGKPVGYGKLRHRLNEKLLESGGHIGYVIRPSERGKGYGKQMLAGLVKKACEKNISRVLLTCDETNRASRRIIEWNHGVLSSIADGNCKYWIDTAARLE; translated from the coding sequence TTGACGTTAGCATTAAGGGAGCTGCTGGAGAAGGAGGATGAGAGTCTGCTGTTTATGGTCCAGGAGATTGGCTCCGGCGAGAACGGCTTTGTTAACGGCTTAAATAGCAGCAGCATGGAGGAATTCTCCTCCAAGGTCCGTCGCAATTACGAAATGGCACGAAGCATCAATCTGCCGGATGAGTATGTTCCCCAGACGATTTATTGGCTGTATCATACCGGCAAGCCTGTAGGTTACGGCAAGCTCAGACACCGCTTGAATGAGAAGCTGTTGGAGTCAGGGGGGCATATCGGGTATGTCATCAGGCCGTCGGAGCGGGGGAAAGGATATGGCAAACAGATGCTGGCGGGGCTCGTTAAGAAAGCCTGTGAGAAGAACATAAGCCGGGTCCTTCTAACCTGCGATGAAACCAATCGGGCTTCCCGTCGCATCATAGAATGGAACCATGGGGTACTCAGTTCCATTGCGGACGGGAATTGCAAATACTGGATCGATACGGCCGCTAGGCTGGAATAG
- a CDS encoding RidA family protein, translated as MNVCAEERLQQLGISLPKAGSPAAKYANYVIVNGLMYVSGKGPSGQPRGKLGEHYTTEQGYEYARLTGIEVLAVLREGLGSLDKVKRVVKVQGFINATTDYEEHHMVLNGFSDLMLEVFGDQGIHARSVFGAVSLRDQLPVIVDSIFQVEG; from the coding sequence ATGAACGTTTGTGCGGAGGAACGTTTACAGCAGCTGGGCATCAGCTTGCCAAAAGCCGGATCGCCGGCAGCCAAGTATGCCAACTACGTCATCGTGAACGGGTTGATGTATGTTTCCGGCAAGGGTCCATCCGGGCAGCCAAGGGGCAAATTGGGCGAGCATTACACAACGGAGCAGGGATACGAATATGCTCGGCTGACCGGAATCGAAGTCTTGGCCGTATTGAGGGAAGGCCTTGGATCGCTTGATAAAGTGAAGCGGGTGGTTAAGGTTCAGGGCTTCATTAACGCAACAACCGATTACGAAGAGCATCATATGGTGTTGAATGGATTCTCGGACTTGATGCTTGAGGTGTTCGGGGATCAAGGGATCCACGCCAGATCCGTATTCGGCGCGGTATCCTTGCGGGATCAGCTGCCTGTCATTGTGGATTCGATTTTTCAAGTGGAGGGATAG
- a CDS encoding DUF4269 domain-containing protein, whose amino-acid sequence MQAESDFLNLEYLREGTAKQRQAASVIDELELWEHLKSCSPILVGTIPIGIDIASSDLDIICHVTEFDRFERELRASYDRLVSDFTYSFRSVGNVERAVARFRYKGWEFEIFAQPVPSVKQNGYRHMVVEYKLLKRLGEAARETIIELKKAGYKTEPAFAKLLHLPGDPYEELLEMYRWPEARLDAYIKSYMDKENVYE is encoded by the coding sequence ATGCAAGCAGAGTCGGATTTTTTAAACCTGGAGTATTTACGTGAAGGCACGGCCAAGCAGAGGCAGGCAGCTTCGGTCATAGATGAACTGGAACTATGGGAGCATTTGAAATCCTGCAGTCCTATATTGGTGGGCACGATCCCTATAGGGATTGACATCGCTTCAAGCGATCTCGATATCATATGTCATGTGACGGAGTTTGACCGGTTCGAGCGAGAACTCAGAGCGTCATACGACCGACTTGTTTCGGATTTCACATACTCTTTCCGAAGTGTGGGGAACGTAGAGCGAGCAGTAGCGCGATTTCGGTACAAAGGCTGGGAATTCGAGATTTTTGCCCAGCCGGTGCCTTCCGTGAAGCAGAATGGCTACCGCCATATGGTAGTGGAATACAAGCTGTTGAAGCGGCTCGGCGAAGCTGCAAGAGAAACCATCATTGAGCTGAAGAAGGCGGGGTATAAGACGGAACCTGCCTTTGCGAAGCTGCTGCATTTACCGGGCGATCCTTATGAGGAGCTGCTGGAGATGTATCGCTGGCCGGAGGCTCGACTGGACGCTTATATCAAATCATATATGGACAAGGAGAATGTATATGAATGA
- a CDS encoding polyphosphate polymerase domain-containing protein → MTTPLKYRNELKFFVNLHQYRIISQRLKNLVTYDQHAGPAGEYHIRSLYFDDINNKALYEKLAGVRDRVKYRIRIYNVADDTIHFEKKIKFRDYIAKLKEPLTREMTDQIMAGQYDCLYQPDKPLMMELYHEMKHKLLRPKVIVDYVREPYVCANGNVRITFDKELRTGLHSTELFNRNLLPIRAIDENLIILEVKYDEYIPDYIKIALQLEGLNRQSASKYVMCRKFLKYNTWEDQ, encoded by the coding sequence ATGACAACCCCATTAAAATACCGGAACGAGCTGAAGTTCTTCGTGAATCTTCACCAATATCGGATCATCAGCCAACGATTGAAGAATTTGGTGACCTACGATCAGCATGCCGGACCCGCCGGGGAATATCACATTCGAAGCTTGTACTTTGATGATATCAATAATAAAGCCCTATACGAGAAGCTGGCGGGCGTCCGGGATCGGGTGAAATACCGCATCCGTATTTATAACGTAGCCGACGACACGATCCATTTTGAGAAGAAAATCAAATTCCGGGATTACATCGCCAAGCTGAAGGAGCCGCTCACAAGGGAGATGACCGATCAGATCATGGCCGGACAATACGACTGTCTCTACCAGCCGGATAAGCCTTTGATGATGGAGCTGTACCACGAGATGAAGCATAAGCTGCTGCGGCCCAAGGTCATTGTCGATTATGTCCGCGAGCCTTACGTCTGCGCTAACGGAAATGTGCGGATTACGTTTGACAAGGAGCTGAGAACCGGCCTGCACTCCACGGAACTGTTCAATCGAAACCTGCTGCCGATCCGGGCGATCGATGAGAATCTGATCATACTCGAGGTCAAATACGACGAGTACATTCCGGATTACATCAAAATCGCGCTGCAGTTGGAAGGCCTCAACCGGCAATCGGCATCCAAATATGTAATGTGCCGTAAATTTCTGAAATATAACACATGGGAGGATCAATAG
- a CDS encoding alpha/beta hydrolase family protein, translating into MIYHIDYVSEGLHVKGYLGLPPQLSLNRSQEMSETVDAIPGVTVTGTLACSLYKDPVPEGASGSIEPKLPLVLYCRGGIGRIGAVRLKWVEEFAAQGYAVFAPAYRGNEGSEGRDEFGGADTMDVITALEWLSRIPWIDNSRMHLLGFSRGAINAAVAAARSSHVSKMILWSGVSDLAQTYEERIDLRRMMKRVIGGTPTKFPERYLLRSPIHYADRIRCPVLIVHGTRDEQVLVEHSFRMLDKLQELGHQPEAHLYEGLGHHFPPLQHAAAINRMFDWLKRS; encoded by the coding sequence ATGATCTATCATATCGATTACGTCTCAGAGGGATTGCATGTGAAAGGATATCTGGGTCTGCCGCCGCAATTGTCCCTTAATCGCAGCCAGGAGATGTCCGAAACGGTCGACGCCATACCCGGCGTTACGGTAACCGGCACGCTTGCATGCTCCTTGTATAAGGACCCTGTTCCGGAAGGGGCCTCCGGGTCGATAGAACCGAAGCTGCCGCTGGTCTTGTATTGCCGCGGAGGCATAGGCCGGATCGGCGCGGTCAGGTTGAAATGGGTCGAAGAATTCGCGGCGCAAGGCTATGCCGTGTTTGCTCCGGCCTATCGCGGAAACGAAGGCAGCGAGGGCAGGGATGAGTTTGGGGGCGCCGATACGATGGATGTGATCACCGCCTTGGAATGGTTATCCCGCATTCCATGGATAGACAACAGCCGCATGCATCTGCTGGGCTTCTCCCGCGGGGCGATCAATGCTGCCGTGGCAGCCGCCCGGTCATCTCATGTATCCAAAATGATTCTATGGAGCGGCGTCTCCGACCTGGCGCAGACCTACGAGGAACGGATCGATCTGCGCAGAATGATGAAACGCGTCATTGGCGGTACGCCGACCAAGTTTCCGGAACGATACCTTCTTCGGTCCCCGATTCACTATGCGGATCGAATCCGATGTCCGGTCCTGATTGTGCATGGTACTCGGGACGAGCAGGTCCTGGTTGAACACAGCTTCCGGATGCTGGACAAGCTTCAAGAACTGGGACACCAGCCAGAAGCCCACCTGTACGAAGGGCTGGGACATCATTTCCCGCCGCTGCAGCACGCCGCGGCGATCAACCGGATGTTCGACTGGTTGAAGCGAAGTTAA
- a CDS encoding YqkE family protein: MAKKKRTSPAPRTETADRPATLKDMLDPQVLAKLKATTESLKASEAERLEKERQEREAARKAEQKRRDNDFEYLLEHSEMDWKKYK, encoded by the coding sequence ATGGCAAAAAAGAAACGAACGTCCCCGGCGCCGCGGACGGAAACTGCCGATAGACCCGCAACGCTAAAAGATATGCTGGACCCTCAAGTTTTGGCAAAGCTGAAGGCGACAACCGAGTCCTTAAAGGCCTCTGAAGCCGAGCGGCTGGAGAAGGAGCGGCAGGAACGGGAAGCTGCACGCAAGGCGGAACAGAAGCGCCGCGATAACGATTTTGAATATCTGCTGGAACACAGCGAGATGGATTGGAAAAAGTACAAATGA
- a CDS encoding GNAT family N-acetyltransferase — protein MPHLPSEELIHRIQRSETEYMYDRMQAIEGRTGNPEGIEMVRFGQALCLYSKTMPWLSFNTVKGLRSENLKDLDAIIDFYQSRDRKFQFEIVPAMVNQALLSALADRGFFQSAFHNSMYMNPQELVEMPDHGIVIKRIDKDEFEDYAKVHCLGTGLPVQGIPSVALNNRVLHARPGWRFYMAYVDEQPAAAGVMHMNHSTASLTFAATLPEYRRRGLHQELLRRRIRDAKREGCNLVVGQCAFLSQSHRDMEAVGMKLGYVRTTWTERQPESSAE, from the coding sequence ATGCCGCATCTTCCATCCGAGGAGCTAATCCATCGCATTCAGCGTTCGGAAACGGAGTATATGTATGATCGAATGCAAGCCATCGAAGGGCGGACCGGAAATCCCGAAGGGATCGAGATGGTTCGTTTCGGCCAAGCGCTGTGCTTGTACAGCAAAACGATGCCTTGGCTTTCTTTTAACACGGTCAAAGGACTCCGTTCGGAGAATCTGAAGGATCTGGACGCGATCATCGACTTCTATCAATCGCGGGACCGCAAATTCCAGTTCGAGATCGTGCCCGCCATGGTGAATCAGGCATTGCTCTCGGCGCTTGCCGATCGCGGATTCTTCCAATCCGCCTTTCATAATTCCATGTATATGAACCCGCAAGAACTGGTGGAGATGCCGGATCACGGAATTGTGATCAAAAGAATAGACAAAGACGAGTTTGAAGATTATGCTAAAGTTCATTGCCTGGGAACAGGACTGCCGGTGCAAGGGATCCCATCCGTAGCATTGAACAATCGCGTATTGCATGCAAGGCCGGGCTGGAGGTTCTATATGGCTTATGTGGATGAGCAGCCGGCTGCGGCCGGTGTCATGCATATGAACCATTCCACGGCTTCGCTTACATTTGCCGCTACGCTGCCGGAATACCGTCGACGGGGGCTGCATCAGGAGCTGCTTCGCAGAAGAATACGGGACGCGAAGCGGGAGGGGTGCAATCTGGTTGTCGGTCAATGCGCCTTCTTATCCCAGAGCCATCGCGACATGGAAGCCGTCGGCATGAAGCTGGGCTATGTCCGGACGACCTGGACCGAGCGTCAACCTGAAAGTTCAGCGGAATAG